Proteins from one Scylla paramamosain isolate STU-SP2022 chromosome 3, ASM3559412v1, whole genome shotgun sequence genomic window:
- the LOC135093301 gene encoding kinase suppressor of Ras 2-like isoform X1, with protein sequence MTSIYFTEGGLDAHWGRSDSLVSTASSSGDSVFGSRLGSRWALLGDDDVFLPATVAVPRPCLPDLDLRCPRDEDSGSVGSCSPPPSPFTSAPSPAALPTLADTEEDPAPQFSPPPTLQVPPAHPGLTLSGLMGLPLKPLGGEGALGPPGEESLDPGVVELLGSGDERTTALRTSQRFYLRLVQWLGRKRRPGRTPRSAEHHHKVHYGLRPEVPPHDSKTARKRFADLLRRAARGGSWEEGRTLLPQQESGYSSPNISAQHTPTAHHRLVNQSSFMRRSLELSPQRTTPSTRPRMSLPADHLRRTLDGRFSTQAAERRRRLSRGKTISQDDGFPPAPPQTLTTPQEGGCGGRSATPLVTSARRMSRPGSSSREESTGEESGFEEEEPVEVRVPPLVLEERRDSGSSTTAAAAHDPLAEWAIPWDQLRFGHVLRRGSTTNIYRGRWHGDVMIHTFDGTHGTTERRFWELVASLSMIRHENIVLFMGASMAPPNLAIVTGVRRGMSLHQHTSSRGSIPYPSRVNIARQVAQAMSYLHSRGIIHGRLNSRNVFLEAKIKLSLLDHSMAESSPVGEHTGYLAQGLLTYLPPEMMRTLQVVPPHVTVAASPTQQSDVYMYGTLLYELFAEAPPFATQHPHAVILQVGRRRQPSTEDLQCTQNLKTLIGECWDAETAQRPVFPDILRTLQQTLSLHRAHSTSEPERLNRMGVSGRISC encoded by the exons GTGTCCACGAGACGAGGACAGCGGCAGCGTGGGGTCATGCAGTCCCCCACCGTCCCCCTTTACTTCAGCTCCCTCTCCCGCCGCCCTCCCGACCCTAGCTGACACCGAAGAAGACCCGGCCCCCCAGTTCTCGCCCCCGCCCACGTTACAAGTGCCACCAGCACACCCTGGTCTCACGCTCTCAGGCCTCATGGGATTGCCGCTGAAACCCCTGGGTGGCGAGGGGGCTCTGGGTCCTCCGGGAGAGGAGAGCCTAGATCCTGGTGTTGTGGAATTGCTGGGCAGCGGTGACGAGCGAACCACTGCTCTTAGAACTTCTCAACGGTTCTACTTGCGTTTGGTGCAGTGGCTGGGGCGCAAGCGGAGACCAGGGCGCACTCCACGCTCCGCCGAACATCACCACAAGGTACATTATGGCCTCCGCCCTGAAGTCCCTCCACACGACAGTAAGACAGCACGTAAGAGATTTGCTGACCTGCTGCGGCGTGCTGCCCGAGGAGGctcgtgggaggagggaagaacgtTGCTGCCTCAGCAGGAGAGTGGATATTCTTCTCCCAATATCTCGGCGCAGCACACTCCCACAGCCCACCACCGCCTCGTTAACCAATCCAGCTTTATGCGACGATCACTCGAGCTTTCGCCGCAGCGTACAACGCCCTCCACTCGTCCCCGCATGTCCTTGCCTGCCGACCACTTGCGGAGGACACTGGATGGCCGCTTCTCTACTCAGGCGGCGGAGCGTCGGCGGCGGCTGTCCCGCGGCAAGACTATCAGTCAGGACGATGGCTTCCCTCCAGCCCCGCCCCAGACCCTCACCACGCCGCAGGAGGGTGGCTGTGGCGGCCGCTCTGCCACGCCCCTAGTGACGAGTGCCCGCAGGATGTCTCGTCCGGGATCCTCGAGCCGAGAGGAGAGCACCGGAGAGGAAAGTGggttcgaggaggaggagccggtTGAGGTGAGAGTGCCTCCATTAGttctggaggaaaggagagattcGGGATCATCCACGACCGCCGCTGCCGCCCACGATCCTCTGGCGGAGTGGGCAATTCCTTGGGATCAGCTTCGTTTTGGCCACGTCCTACGCCGCGGGTCAACAACCAACATATACAG AGGCCGATGGCACGGCGACGTCATGATCCACACTTTTGATGGCACGCACGGAACAACCGAACGCCGCTTCTGGGAACTTGTGGCGAGCCTCTCTATGATTCGCCACGAGAACATCGTGCTCTTTATGGGTGCAAGTATGGCGCCGCCCAACTTGGCCATCGTGACGGGCGTGCGCCGTGGAATGTCCCTCCATCAGCACACCTCCTCCCGCGGCTCCATTCCATATCCCTCCAGGGTCAACATCGCCCGCCAG GTGGCTCAGGCCATGTCGTACCTCCACTCCCGCGGGATCATCCATGGTCGCCTCAATTCGCGCAATGTGTTCCTGGAGGCCAAGATCAAGCTGTCCCTCCTCGATCACAGCATGGCGGAGTCCAGCCCGGTGGGGGAGCACACCGGCTACCTGGCTCAGGGTCTTCTCACCTACCTGCCTCCGGAG ATGATGAGGACACTGCAGGTGGTCCCGCCGCACGTCACGGTGGCCGCCTCTCCCACTCAGCAGTCTGATGTGTACATGTACGGCACGCTGCTGTACGAGCTCTTCGCCGAGGCGCCACCCTTTGCCACTCAGCATCCGCACGCTGTCATTCTGCAGGTGGGGCGGCGAAGGCAGCCCAGCACCGAGGACCTGCAGTGTACTCAGAACCTGAAG ACACTGATCGGAGAGTGCTGGGACGCCGAGACTGCCCAGCGACCAGTCTTCCCCGATATTCTCCGGACACTGCAGCAGACACTCTCTCTCCACCGTGCCCACTCCACCTCGGAGCCGGAGAGACTCAACCGAATGGGAGTCTCTGGCAGAATATCCTGCTGA
- the LOC135093301 gene encoding kinase suppressor of Ras 2-like isoform X2, giving the protein MGLPLKPLGGEGALGPPGEESLDPGVVELLGSGDERTTALRTSQRFYLRLVQWLGRKRRPGRTPRSAEHHHKVHYGLRPEVPPHDSKTARKRFADLLRRAARGGSWEEGRTLLPQQESGYSSPNISAQHTPTAHHRLVNQSSFMRRSLELSPQRTTPSTRPRMSLPADHLRRTLDGRFSTQAAERRRRLSRGKTISQDDGFPPAPPQTLTTPQEGGCGGRSATPLVTSARRMSRPGSSSREESTGEESGFEEEEPVEVRVPPLVLEERRDSGSSTTAAAAHDPLAEWAIPWDQLRFGHVLRRGSTTNIYRGRWHGDVMIHTFDGTHGTTERRFWELVASLSMIRHENIVLFMGASMAPPNLAIVTGVRRGMSLHQHTSSRGSIPYPSRVNIARQVAQAMSYLHSRGIIHGRLNSRNVFLEAKIKLSLLDHSMAESSPVGEHTGYLAQGLLTYLPPEMMRTLQVVPPHVTVAASPTQQSDVYMYGTLLYELFAEAPPFATQHPHAVILQVGRRRQPSTEDLQCTQNLKTLIGECWDAETAQRPVFPDILRTLQQTLSLHRAHSTSEPERLNRMGVSGRISC; this is encoded by the exons ATGGGATTGCCGCTGAAACCCCTGGGTGGCGAGGGGGCTCTGGGTCCTCCGGGAGAGGAGAGCCTAGATCCTGGTGTTGTGGAATTGCTGGGCAGCGGTGACGAGCGAACCACTGCTCTTAGAACTTCTCAACGGTTCTACTTGCGTTTGGTGCAGTGGCTGGGGCGCAAGCGGAGACCAGGGCGCACTCCACGCTCCGCCGAACATCACCACAAGGTACATTATGGCCTCCGCCCTGAAGTCCCTCCACACGACAGTAAGACAGCACGTAAGAGATTTGCTGACCTGCTGCGGCGTGCTGCCCGAGGAGGctcgtgggaggagggaagaacgtTGCTGCCTCAGCAGGAGAGTGGATATTCTTCTCCCAATATCTCGGCGCAGCACACTCCCACAGCCCACCACCGCCTCGTTAACCAATCCAGCTTTATGCGACGATCACTCGAGCTTTCGCCGCAGCGTACAACGCCCTCCACTCGTCCCCGCATGTCCTTGCCTGCCGACCACTTGCGGAGGACACTGGATGGCCGCTTCTCTACTCAGGCGGCGGAGCGTCGGCGGCGGCTGTCCCGCGGCAAGACTATCAGTCAGGACGATGGCTTCCCTCCAGCCCCGCCCCAGACCCTCACCACGCCGCAGGAGGGTGGCTGTGGCGGCCGCTCTGCCACGCCCCTAGTGACGAGTGCCCGCAGGATGTCTCGTCCGGGATCCTCGAGCCGAGAGGAGAGCACCGGAGAGGAAAGTGggttcgaggaggaggagccggtTGAGGTGAGAGTGCCTCCATTAGttctggaggaaaggagagattcGGGATCATCCACGACCGCCGCTGCCGCCCACGATCCTCTGGCGGAGTGGGCAATTCCTTGGGATCAGCTTCGTTTTGGCCACGTCCTACGCCGCGGGTCAACAACCAACATATACAG AGGCCGATGGCACGGCGACGTCATGATCCACACTTTTGATGGCACGCACGGAACAACCGAACGCCGCTTCTGGGAACTTGTGGCGAGCCTCTCTATGATTCGCCACGAGAACATCGTGCTCTTTATGGGTGCAAGTATGGCGCCGCCCAACTTGGCCATCGTGACGGGCGTGCGCCGTGGAATGTCCCTCCATCAGCACACCTCCTCCCGCGGCTCCATTCCATATCCCTCCAGGGTCAACATCGCCCGCCAG GTGGCTCAGGCCATGTCGTACCTCCACTCCCGCGGGATCATCCATGGTCGCCTCAATTCGCGCAATGTGTTCCTGGAGGCCAAGATCAAGCTGTCCCTCCTCGATCACAGCATGGCGGAGTCCAGCCCGGTGGGGGAGCACACCGGCTACCTGGCTCAGGGTCTTCTCACCTACCTGCCTCCGGAG ATGATGAGGACACTGCAGGTGGTCCCGCCGCACGTCACGGTGGCCGCCTCTCCCACTCAGCAGTCTGATGTGTACATGTACGGCACGCTGCTGTACGAGCTCTTCGCCGAGGCGCCACCCTTTGCCACTCAGCATCCGCACGCTGTCATTCTGCAGGTGGGGCGGCGAAGGCAGCCCAGCACCGAGGACCTGCAGTGTACTCAGAACCTGAAG ACACTGATCGGAGAGTGCTGGGACGCCGAGACTGCCCAGCGACCAGTCTTCCCCGATATTCTCCGGACACTGCAGCAGACACTCTCTCTCCACCGTGCCCACTCCACCTCGGAGCCGGAGAGACTCAACCGAATGGGAGTCTCTGGCAGAATATCCTGCTGA